The sequence ACGTGCGTCATTTTGGTTGCTTTTGTATAACGTAGCGCGTGGCCGTAAGCGAGCAGACTATTTGCAGACGTATCGCTTGTTGTTTTTTCAGTTGATGCGACCCGCTTAAGCGGTGCTACCACTGCGGCATAGTTTGGTTGGACGCCTCTATTGATATCAAGAGCCGTCACACGATCCAGTCGAAGCCCTTTTTCCATACAGACCACTCCTTTATAACCGTTATTCCCTGTTATACGCTATTTGAATCAACGATAGCACAGCAAGCGCAAAAAAGCCCATGCCACCATAAATGGCATGAGCTTTCAAACTGTAGTCAAACGCTCGCACATCCTTCGTTGTTCGCCTCGGCTGACAAGCGCTTTCTATTAGTCTGAGTTTGTCTAAAAGAAACTTAGACATTGTACAAGTTTCTTTTATTCGTTTATTGTCTAGGCGTTACTTGGCAAAAATATGGTCACCGATAACGAGTGTTTGCTCCCGTGTCGCTACCCAACCGCTTGTGGCTGTTTTCGGGTTATAGAAATAAAGCGATTGTTGACCTTGGCCCCGGAACGCTAGGGCTTCAGTCACGGCTCGTCTTGACTCGTCATCAGGCTCATTGTTAATGGCGCCATCCAAGACAGGGGAAAACGCATAATGGCCTGATGGTGTCACTTCATAAATTACATCGCGCACAGTATCTGGATAATTTTCATTGTCAACTCGGTTTAGCACGACAGTCGCTACCGCGACTTTCCCTGCATACGGTTCGCCTTTTGCCTCGGCGCTGACTAGTTTAGCTAAAAGCTCTCTCTCCGCAGCGGAAACAGCTGCAGGGATCGTTAGCGTCTCGCCAGCTTCAATGGCAGAATCGGAAAGATCGTTGACTTTCATAATCGCTGCTTCTGGGACGCCATACCGTTCGCTTAGTATATATATGGTCTCACCTGGCTGAACTGGGTGTGTAAGTTGTTTTGCATCGGCTGGTTCAAGGCCAGCAAAAGACAATCCAATTGAGCCAAAAATGAGGAATATAAGTTTTTTGATCATAAACCTATACAACTCCTATCAAGTGAATCTAGTGTGCAAATTGGTTGCACGTTAACACTGTAACAGATTCTCATCAAAAAAGAGCTGAAAATGTTTTCCAAGCTTCGCAAAGAAGGCAGCAAATGTGATCGTGGCAACGCTGAAGGCAATTTGTTACGCAATGGTTACAATTAGAGCCTCGTTTTACAGTTGTGTAACAGTTGAGGGGAATTTCCAGTTGCTTTTTTGGGATATGGCGGCGATCAAGCCGTTAATGGCCGGGCCAATTGTTCTATTACAAAACGTTTCAAGATGCCACTATATGAATCTTTTACCATAGAATCCGATTCTTTTTGTATGCTAGGATGTGTGTGTATCTGGCGAACAGGGATACGAATACACAGTACGCAACGATTAGGAGGATATTCATGAAGAAATTAGTTATCTCTACATTAGCAGCCGCTGCCATCGTAGGAGCAGGCTTTTCTAACCAAGCCGATGCTGCAGGCCAATATAAAGTTCAAGTGAAAGGGCCTTACGTCTACACAGCTAGCGGTGATTGCGTGAAAGTCGACCTAAACGAGCTAAAAGAGCAATTTGGCAACGTCGATTGGTCGAATGTAAATTTGGAAGATTTAGATTTTGTTACTGATCTTATCAATAAGGAAGAAGCGCCAGCGCCTGCTCCTGAGGAAGAAGCACAGCCTGAGGCACCAGAAGTAGAAGCAGGAGAGCCAACCAACACACCTGAAGAACAAGAAACGGTAGAGGAAGAGCCACAACAAGAGGAAAGCGATGCATCTGGTGATGTGACTCAAGAAGAACAGCAAATGGTTGACCTTGTTAACCAAGAGCGCGAAAAAGCAGGTCTTCAACCTCTAAAAGTCGATCAAAAGCTAACAGAAGTAGCTCGTGTCAAAGCGCAAGACATGATCGACAACAACTATTTTGACCATAATTCACCTACGTACGGTTCTCCGTTTGACATGATGAAGCAGTTTGGTATTTCTTATAATACAGCTGGCGAAAACTTAGCTGGAAACCAAACAGTAGACGCAGCACACAATGCTCTTATGAATTCACAAGGACACCGTGAAAACATTTTGAACAGCAACTACACAGAAGTAGGCATTGGCGTAGTTGACGGCGGTCCTTACGGCAAAATGTTTGTGCAATTGTTTAAAGGGTAACAACCCAAAAAAAACTCCGCGGCTAAAAAGCAGCGGAGTTTTTTGTTTCAGCAAGTTAGCATAAGGCGTTTATTTCCGCAATTGGACTTGCTCAACGCGGTGATGAGCGCCTTTTGTTAAGATCAAATCTGCGCGAAGGCGTGTTGGCTTAATGTTTTTTTCTAAATTAACGCCATTAATGGTATGCCAAATCGATTCCGCCATTGCAACCGCTTCTTCATCCGTTAAGTCGCGGTAGCGGTGAAAATACGACTCGGGCTTTTGGAATGCTGTGTTACGGAGCAGTTGAAAGCGCTCGATATACCAAGATAATATGTTTTTTTCATCTGCATCGACATAAATGCTGAAATCAAAAAAATCAGAGACAAACACATGGGGCATGCGCTTGCCTTTTCGGTTTACTTGTAGAACATTAATGCCTTCGACAATGACGACATCCGGTTCTATCAACGTTTGGATGTGATTTTTTTCAATGTTATAAGTCAAGTGAGAATACATAGGTGCTTTTACGACAGGCGTGCCTGCTTTTAAGTCTGTCAAAAAAGTAAGCAGGCTGCGGATATCGTAACTTTCTGGAAAGCCTTTCCGTTTCATGAGGCCTCGTTCTTCCAGCACTTCATTTGGATATAGAAAGCCGTCTGTTGTGACAAGCTCCACTTTCGGGGAGCCAGGCCACCTTGAGGCCAATGCTTGAATGAGCCTTGCGGTTGTGCTTTTTCCGACGGCAACGCTCCCGGCTATGCCAATGACAAATGGCACCCGCTTCCGTTCCCGTTTTAAAAAGCGGTTTAAATCGTCATGAAGCCTAACATTATGGACCATTCGTTTATAAAGTAATTCAGATAAAGGCATGTATACATCGTTCACTTCTGCCTCAGATATCGTTTCATAAATACCTTCGAGGTTTTTCCGCTCTTTTTCCGTGAGAGGAGCGCTATGCCCGTCATTTAGCTGTGCCCATTCTGCACGAGTGAAGTGGGTAAAAGCCTCTAAGCTTTTTGTTAATTCATCCGTTGTCATAAGGATCTCCTTTGCGGGTTGAGCTTACTTCAATAGATGAAGCGTAGCACGGCTGAAACGGATAATCAAGAATAGAACACTTGAGCGAACGTATACATGTAGGAAAAGATTTGTTCACACGCCTGACAAATCATCAGGTAAGTTTTGCAGGCTTTCTAGCAATTTTCGAGGAATGGCAAATGTGTGGCTGTTTAATTGCAATTGTTCGCTTTCGCCTGGCTGTGCCGCTTGCTTTTGCTTGACTGCAGTCATTTCATGATGGATATGTTCCATTTTTTCATCAAGTGCAGCAGCTGAGTGGGCGGCTTCAGTTAACTCTGAAATAAGCTGTTTTGGTACATTTTGATTGTATTTATAAAAGATCTTATGTTCGAGGCTGGCCCAGAAATCCATCGCAATGGTACGGATTTGGATTTCTACAAATACTTCTTCTTTGCGCGCGGATGTATAGACAGGGACTTTCACAATCATATGGAGGCTACGGTAGCCATTTTCCTTGGGCTTTTTAATATAGTCTTTTACAGTGACTACGTGCATGTCGCTTTGTTTTCTCAACATTTCCTCGAGCCGGTAAATATCAGAGAGAAACGAACAAGTAATGCGGATTCCAGCAATGTCTTGAATGGAATTTTTTAAGACATGCAAATGGAAAGGGATATTTTTGCGCCTCGCTTTTTCAAAAATGCTTTCCGGCGATTTCAATCGTGTTTTGACATGTTCAATTGGACTATAATCATGCATTAGTTCGAATTCCTCTTGCAAAATGGAAATTCTTGTTTCCATTTCGTCTAAAGCAAATTTATACATCATCATAAATTCCGTTAATTGTTGTTTTAGCTGTTTTGCTTTTTCGAAAGTAAGCAAAGGATCATTCATTGTCAGTCACCTCTGCCTTTCATTTTGGATTTGGCGCTAAGCAAAGTCAAGTGTAACTCTGTTTTGAAGGATGTGAGAGTGTGGGAATCGTCAAGACAAACAGATGGATTGAGCTATATGTGGACCATTACGAGGAGCAATCTGTCCAAGCAAGGTATAGGCAACTATTTATCCAGCCACTTCAATCCCTTTTCGCTTATTCGACAGATCAGCAACTGGCCACTTATTTGCAAAAAATCGGTTTATTTTTGCCCAAAACGAGGAAAAGCCGCTTAAGGCGATTTTTGCACTCAAACTGCTGGACGGTAGCTGGCGAACAATTTAATGCGTTGAAACAAAAATGGCAGGGGCCAAATGTGCCCGTTTTCTTGTTGCCAACAAATGAAGAACATAAACGTCTTCAGGCAGAACTAGGAGGGAAAATGGGGCTTGGCTTCCCTGACGGCATCGTTCTTTTCATTTCAGGCGACATTGAAGAAAAGGACTTAAAAGCATTAGTCACCCATGAATACCATCATGTTTGCCGATTATGGCGCACACAGGAAACAGAGTCGTCTATTACGTTATTAGAATCAATGGTGATGGAAGGACTTGCTGAATTGGCTGTAATAGAAGAGGTTGGCGAAGCATATGTGGCACCGTGGACGAAAAAGTATGACCGCCATTGGCAAGAAGAATGGTTTGTCCGCTATTTGGAGCCAAATTTATTGAGAAAAGGAAGAAGCCATTACAAGCCCTTTCTCTATGGCGACGACCGGGCAGGCATTCCGGCTATGCTAGGCTATTATTACGGTTTCAAACTTTGCAAAGCAGCGGCTGAACGTTCTAGTAAAGACACGTTAGCGTTTCTGGATGAGGATGCTGAGTCAGTGCTGCGCATTGGCAGGGAAACATGAAAAAAGTGTTTAAGATTTGCCCGTCGTGACCATACTGACTCCAAAGAGCATACTAGTGAGGAGGATCGATTCAGATGGTCATGATCAGAGATGTATGGGTAAATTGGTTTGAAGGTGAGGAGAATGGATACAATGTGTGCCCGTTCCATGAGTGGAGAAGTGAAGACCGCATAGAAGTGCTTGACCAAGTAAAATTGTTGAAAGTGGACGAGAAGCTAATGGATTACATAGAGGACCAGCTTCTTGATTTGCCAACGGAATTGCTCAAAGAAGTGTTTCAAAAGAGCTATTTGCGCAAAAACATGTCACGCATCCAACTCGATTATTGTTTTATTGCTACTGATGGGAAACGGATTATTGCAGTAGACACAATGGGATACAAAACGCCAATTAGAAAGAGCCGGTTAACGCCACGCCAAGAACAAGTAGTGTTTGAGACATTAACTGAACAAGACGTTCCTTATTTTCAATTAGAAATCCCTCTGCCTGCAAAAGAATACCATTTGCTTTCCCCGAGTCCTGCCGAGTTAGCAGGACTGACCCGCAAGGAAAGGCAGCTGAAGCAACTGTTGCTGATGGTGCTTGACCAATTGCAGACAACAGGCTCAGATGCGGAAATAAAGTATTGGTGTACTGAGTGGGACCCTCTGACATACAAAAAACTTCAGCAAAAAGGCCGTACAGAAGTGTGGGAACAATTGCTGAGCGGCGTTCGTGTAGGTTGGAGCCAACGCCATTATAAACTATGTGAAGCGATGGTTAAAGGCCATTCCTTTTTCGAGAAATTATGGGAGTTGGAGCATCCAGAGCGGGTAAAGTAACGTTAGCGCGTTAAAGCAAGGGGCCTGCTTTAACGCGTTGTTTTCTATTTACATCGTATGCGCTTTCTTTTATAATGGAAGCGACAAAAGGAGGCACGGATTGATGGAGACAATGGACTCATTCGCGTACTTAATTATGAAAATTTTAACGGTAGTTTTGTTAGTCGGCACGCTCGGACTTTCCTTTTTTGTTGGGAAAGTATACAAGAAAACGAATGGCTATTAAGAAACGAAAAATCATCATTTAAACGGAAACGACGTAGCACACCGCTACGTCGTTTTTACGTTCAGCATAAACTGCTTTATGTTTTATATCGAATAAGGTTATCTTCTCTTTCTGCCTAAGCCCATCGCACGCTCTGCTTTTACGAGCGTTTTTTGTGCTTTGCGGTTTGCTTTGTCTGCACCTTTGTCCAATATCGCATCAAGTTCGGCTGAATCAATCAATTCATAGTAACGTGTTTGCACTGGTTGCAGCGCTTCAATGACTGCGTCGGCAAGGTCGGCTTTAAAAGGGCCGTAGCCGGAGCCTTCATACAGTTGTTCAAGCTCTGTGACCGATTTGCCAGAGCAAAGAGAAAAAATTGAAAGCAAGTTAGAGACCGCTGGCTTTTCTTCACGATCGAAACGAATCGTACCTTCTGAATCGGTGACGGCGCTTTTAATTTTCTTTGCAATCGTCTTTGGCTCGTCAAGCATGGAAATATAGCTTTTCGCATTTGGATTCGATTTGCTCATTTTTTTATGAGGGTCATTTAAAGACATAATTCTTGCACCGACTTTCGGGATGCGCACTTCAGGAACAGTAAAAATATCATTGTATTTGGCGTTAAAGCGCTCCGCCAAATTGCGGGTTAATTCCAAATGCTGCTTTTGGTCTTCGCCAACGGGCACAATGTCGGTTTGATAAAGAAGAATGTCTGCGGCCATAAGCGGTGGATACGTTAACAGCGCAGCTGAAACGGCTTCTTTCCCGCTTGATTTGTCTTTAAATTGGGTCATGCGTTCCAATTCGCCAATATAGGAAACACACTGCATCATCCAGCCTAGCTGGGCATGTGCTGGAACTTCCGACTGGATAAACAACGTCGACTTATTTGGATCGATCCCTGATGCAATGTAAAGGGCGGCGAGGCTGCGGATGTTTTCGCGCAGTTTCAAACGCTCTTGTGGTACCGTTATCGCATGCTGGTCCACAATACAAAAGTAGCAATCATAGTCATTTTGCATGTCGGCAAAGTGTTTCAATGCCCCTAAGTAGTTGCCAAGCGTCAACGTGCCGCTCGGTTGAATTCCAGAAAAAACGGTTTGCATACGTTCAACTCCTGTTTTGTCACTCTTCTCCATCGTAAATCAAAATGCAAGCAAACACAACTCTTCCATCTAAACAAGGGCCATGCATAAAGAGGGGGAAGAGGGACATACACTAGAACGAACCCTATTTTTTACAAAGGCAGGTGGGTTAATGGGTTCGTCCTTGAAAACGTTTATATAGTAGCAAGCCGAGGTTGAGTGCCACGAGCAAGATAAACCATAAAAGCGAAAAAGGGACGTCTTGCAAAAAAAAGACGAACAACAATAAAGCGAGGCAGGCAACAGCTTGGCAAAGTTGATACTTGTTCATCGAAAGACACTCCTAATTATTTTCCAAGAAAGGGCGTTTTAGTGGTATGATCCGTTCCATCAGACGGTCCATCTTGTTTTTCATCCTAGTAGCAGCGATTGTGGCAGTAGGATGGTTCCATTTTAAAACAGAATCGATTTTTCGGCACGTGGAAGCCATTGTACATGCAATGGAAGAAGGGGTCCATGAAGGGAAAGCAGCTCCTACCTTTGCGTTGCCGACTTTATCTGGAGGCATTGGAGAATTCAATCCAAAAAAAGGGGCACATCGGTATACAATGGTCCACTTTTTTGCGACATGGTGTTATCCGTGCCAAGAGGAAATGCCGTTGATCGTAGAAGCGGAAAAGCGACTAAGTCAGCAAGGCGACCGTTTTGTCGCCGTCAATTTGACGAGCGAAGAGACAAGCACACAAGAAGTCAAGGCATTTTTAACTCATTTTAACGCGCCGTTTGACCCCCTATTAGATAAAGAGGGGGACATCCAAAAACAGTATCAAATTTTCGGTATACCAACGACGCTTATTGTCGATAGGGAAGGAAGAATTGTCCGGCGTATTAACGGAGCGATGGATGAAGGGATGCTAACCGAGCTACCGCCATTTTCTGTTGCCGGCGCCAACTTGTAAAAAACCGTCAATTTGGCTATCAAGCTCCGTCAACAACTGCCGTGCCGTTTTTGCTTCAATCGTCCGGTAGTGATGGCTGCCTTTTGGCTCTTCATCAAGTTCATCCGCTTTTGCGACCACCGCTTGCAACGGGCTGAGGGCAAGCTCTCCATTGGGCAAGTAGGAGTCTGTATGGAGCAAAATGGCCAGTGCGATTTCTTTCGCATGGCGGGGATGTTCCCCAAGGCGGATTAATAATTTATGGGCACGTTCAGCGCCTTTAATGGCATGAATATCATAGGCTTTATAAAGCGAGTAGTCCCATTTGCCGTTTTTGTACCAAGTATAATGCCCAATGTCGTGTAAAAAAGCTGCTTTTGCGGCCAAGTCGGGGTTGACGTTTTCATTCACCGCTAACGCGCAGGCGTGGTAAGCACAGCGAATCGCATGAGCCATGCCAGAGCGTTGCAAATACTTTTGAGCGATGTGGTGGTCGTAAAGAGCAACTAGTGTCACTTCTCTCATCATCATTCTCCTTCCATCCACACATTTTTTTAATAAACTATGCTATAATGAATGCCAACCGTTGTAAAGGGGGAAGTTATTTGGCAAATACCCACGTTTTCTCGAGACGTGAAGAACTGGTCAATGCGCTCACACATGGTTTCGGTGCGCTTTTGAGCATCTTGGCGCTCGTGCTTTTAATTGTTTACTCGAGCATGCACGGTACTGCTTGGCATATCGTTAGTTTTACGATTTATGGCACAAGTATGGTGCTCCTATATTTATCTTCGACACTTGTCCATAGTTTTAAGCCAGGCAAGGCAAAAGACGTATTTGAAATTTTTGATCACGCCGCTATTTACTTGTTTATCGCAGGTACGTACACGCCGATTTTATTTATTTTAGTCGGAGGTGCACTAGGCTGGACATTATTTGGAATTGTCTGGGGTATTGCCGTTGTCGGCGTTATCTTTAAAGTCTTTTACGTTAAGAAGTTTTTAGTGCTTTCGACGGTCATGTATGTGGCAATGGGCTGGATTGCTGTGTTTGCAATGGGTCCGATTATGTCAACCCTGCCTAGTGGAGGCATATGGCTGTTGGTGCTTGGTGGGATCTTTTATACCGCTGGGACGATTTTTTATGTCTGGCGTGGATTTTTGTATCACCATGCGATTTGGCATTTGTTTGTGTTGGCAGGCTCTGTCTCACATTTCTTTCTTGTATTTTTATTTATCTTGCCAGTAGGCATTTAAAAACGATCTGGGCAGTTGCCAGATTGTTTTTTCTTCGAGTAAACGGGGTATGTAGCAAGCAAAAGGGTCAATTTCCGATAGGGGAAAGCCTGAACGATGTTATATTTTATTGGGCGAGGGAGGGAGAGAGGCTGTGTATATTTCGCTACAAGAATTGGCTTCTTATCTTGGCGTTACTCAGTCTTATTTAATGAAACAAGCTCGTCTTGGAAATATACGTGGCGTTTATGACGGAGAAATGTGGCTTTTTAACAAAACACAGTTTGAAAAGCTTAAAGAACAGCTCGAAAAAAGGCAAAGGCAATGTATGAAAGAAGAAGAAGAGCCAATTCCAGATGATTGGGATGCCCATGATGAGGATTAAAGGATGAAAGGGAGTGTATGTGTGTGTAAATTGATGAAAGTCGGCTGCTCTGCTCTGTTATCTGCTACATTGCTAGTTGGTGTTAACGGTGGAAGTGTTGAAGCGACATCGGGTAACGCGATGCTTGTACATGGTCATAAGCTTGTTGGCCAAACGCTGTTTGAAACCCCGAAGCTCTCAACGCGCTTTGCCAACCAGTCAGGGTACACGTTCAATTATCCAGAAGAGGGAGTGAGGGGCATTTATGTGTCTGGCCATTCCGCCGGAGGAGAGCGCTTTCATTCGCTTGTTGATTTCGTTGGTGAAACAGGGCTTAATGCGATGGTCATCGACATTAAAGATGATCATGGCAATATTACATATATGCCTGACGAGAGTTCGCCCTATTACAACATTGCAAAGAAATACATAAACGACCCTGAGGAAATGATGAACGTTCTTGAAGAAAACGAGATTTATCCAATTGCCCGAATTGTTGTGTTTAAAGATACGACTTTAGCTGAAATGAAACCAGAACTTTCGTTTAAAGAAAACGGCTCTGTCTGGAAAAATGGCAGGAAAGAAGCATTTGTCAATCCATTTTTAGAGGAAGTATGGGAGTATAATGTCGGCATTGCCGAGGAAGCAGCACAAATGGGGTTCCGAGAAATCCAGTTTGATTATGTCCGCTTTCCAGAAGGGTTTGAAAACCGCGATGAAACGCTGGAATATGAGACGGGAAAATACGGAGATGACGAAATTGACAATGTGCAACGCCGTGTAAATGCAGTCACCGATTTTGTCGCATACGCCCGAGAAAAACTAAGCGTCTACGATGTAGAGGTATCCGTTGATATTTTCGGCTATGCGGCAACCGTGCCTGAAGCGCCTGGAATTGGACAAAACTTCTTGAAAATATCGGAGAACGTTGATGTCATTTCTTCGATGATTTATCCGAGCCATTGGACGTCTTTTGAAGGATTGGACAAGCCTGACTTGTATCCTTATGAGCTAACGGATGGCTATGCCAAATTGGAAAACGAGCTTTTAGAGCAGCTAGAGGATAAGAAGCCGGTGTCGCGGCCATGGATCCAAGACTTTACTGCTAGCTATTTAGGGTCGGGCAATTACTTACAGTATGGAAAAGAGGAAGTAGAAGCGCAAATCCGTGCTTTGTATGAAAATGACATTAACGAATTTTTATTGTGGAATGCGGGCAACACTTACACTGAAGGAGTCGATTACGACAATCCGTAAAAGCAGCGAAAGCTGCTTTTTTTTTGGGGCCAATAGGGCAAACTAAATAATGTGTTTAGGACAAAGATGAAAACGGCTATATAAAGGAGTATGTGTAAAACGAAGAAATGGAGGAATGAAAATGGCGACTTGGTATGAGAAGCTTGCTGAATATTTTCCTGTTGAGGAAATGAAGTCAAAACAGCATATGGAACTGCTGTTAAAAGAAAAGGGGGACATTTACCATAAGGAAGAGAGCGATAACCATGTCATGATGTATGTAGAGACAGATGACTTTATCTTTGTCGATTACTTGTTTGTGGCAAAGCAGGCTAGAGGGGAAGGGCTGGGGAAAAAGCTGTTAGAGCAATTGAAAAAAAAGCAAAAACCGATTATACTTGAAGTGGAGCCTATCGATTATAAAGATACAGATACGCAAAAGCGTCAGCGCTTTTATAGTCGCGAAGGGTTTAAACATGCCAAATCAATTGGCTATCGTCGTCGTTCTCTTGCGACAAATAAAGTGACGGAATTAGAAATCCTTTATTGGTCACCAGAGAATGAAGATGAGAATAGTATATATGAGAAAATGAAGCACACGTATGAGAACATCCATACGTATAAAGATAAAACGTTGTATGGAGAATCCTATGAAGCAGTTGATGAAGTATTAACATTAAATGATTAAGACGGTGAACAGTAGGCTCCTGACAAAAAAAAACGGGAGGGCGAAGCGCTATGAAACAAAAAAAGAAAGCCAAACAAAAACGAAAGCGCCTAGCGTGGAAAGATGCTTTTAAAAAGCAGCTAGACAACTTGAAAAACCGTCGTCCGCAGGAATACCCTTATCCCCAATCGAAAAAAAGCATTGCGTAATCCGCCGTACGCCGTACAGGCGGATTTTTTTCTGGAAATAGGTTTATGGTCAAGCAATGTCGGGAAGTGTGCATTTATAAGAGGATTTCCCATAGTTTTTGTTCAATCTTTGTATAAGTTTTTTGCAACGACTCTATACAACAGTTGAACAAACTTGTATAATAAAATGGTGATGAAGCGAACGATAACGGATACACTTGTCACACTTTGATTAAAGGAGAGGTTCAATAAGATGGTCACACTACTTACATCCCCTAGTTGTACATCTTGTAGAAAAGCGAAAGCATGGTTGGAAGAGCATGATATTCCTTTTGAAGAGCGTAATATCTTTGCATCTCCACTCTCTGTTGAAGAAGTAAAACAGGTTGTGCGCATGACAGAAGATGGCACAGATGAAATCATTTCAACACGTTCTAAAGTTTTCCAAGAACTGGACGTAGAACTTGAATCATTGCCTTTACAAAAATTGTTTACGATTATTAGCGACAATCCTGGTCTGCTTCGCCGTCCGATTATCTTCGATGAAAAACGTTTACAAGTAGGATACAACGACGCTGAAATTCGCCGTTTTCTACCAAGAAAAGTGCGGACATTCCAATTGCAGGAAGCACAGCGCTTAGTAAATTAATACGAACCTTCTACAGAAACCTCTGTAGAAGGTTTTATTTTTCTTGACATTGACCACTGCATGCGAGAGAATAAAGAACTAACAAAATACGTTTGCACCCGTCAGAAAGCAGATGGATTCCATTTTTCGGCTAGTTATCATACAATAGGAACAAGGAAGGCAAGCTCACTGTTTCCTTGATAAAGGCTACCTAATGTTAAGATTACAGGAGGGGGAGCGAGTATGGAAATCGAACGAGTAAATGACTCAACTATTCGGTTTTTCATCACGTATAAGGATATTGAAGCACGTGGTTTTGAGCGTG is a genomic window of Shouchella clausii containing:
- a CDS encoding putative glycoside hydrolase; translated protein: MCKLMKVGCSALLSATLLVGVNGGSVEATSGNAMLVHGHKLVGQTLFETPKLSTRFANQSGYTFNYPEEGVRGIYVSGHSAGGERFHSLVDFVGETGLNAMVIDIKDDHGNITYMPDESSPYYNIAKKYINDPEEMMNVLEENEIYPIARIVVFKDTTLAEMKPELSFKENGSVWKNGRKEAFVNPFLEEVWEYNVGIAEEAAQMGFREIQFDYVRFPEGFENRDETLEYETGKYGDDEIDNVQRRVNAVTDFVAYAREKLSVYDVEVSVDIFGYAATVPEAPGIGQNFLKISENVDVISSMIYPSHWTSFEGLDKPDLYPYELTDGYAKLENELLEQLEDKKPVSRPWIQDFTASYLGSGNYLQYGKEEVEAQIRALYENDINEFLLWNAGNTYTEGVDYDNP
- a CDS encoding GNAT family N-acetyltransferase — its product is MATWYEKLAEYFPVEEMKSKQHMELLLKEKGDIYHKEESDNHVMMYVETDDFIFVDYLFVAKQARGEGLGKKLLEQLKKKQKPIILEVEPIDYKDTDTQKRQRFYSREGFKHAKSIGYRRRSLATNKVTELEILYWSPENEDENSIYEKMKHTYENIHTYKDKTLYGESYEAVDEVLTLND
- the spxA gene encoding transcriptional regulator SpxA → MVTLLTSPSCTSCRKAKAWLEEHDIPFEERNIFASPLSVEEVKQVVRMTEDGTDEIISTRSKVFQELDVELESLPLQKLFTIISDNPGLLRRPIIFDEKRLQVGYNDAEIRRFLPRKVRTFQLQEAQRLVN